A window from Mycobacterium saskatchewanense encodes these proteins:
- the eccCa gene encoding type VII secretion protein EccCa yields MKRGFARPTPEKPPVIKPENIVLPTPLSIPPPEGKPWWLVVVGVLVVGLLIGMVSMTFASGSHVFGGAGAIFPIFMIGGVAMMMFGGRFGGQQQMSRPKLDAMRAQFMLMLDMLRETAHESADSMDANYRWFHPAPTTLTAAVGSPRMWERKPDGKDLNFGVVRVGVGMTRPEVTWGEPQNMPTDIELEPVTGKALQEFGRYQSVVYNLPKMISLLVEPWYSLVGDREQVLSLMRAIICQLAFSHGPDHVQMIVVSADLDEWDWVKWLPHFGDPRRHDAAGNARMVYASVREFAAEQAELFAGRGSFTPRHASSSAQTPTPHTVIIADATDPQWEYVISAEGIDGVTFFDLTGGSMWSSVPERTLRFDERGVIEALPRDRDTWMVIDEKPWFFALTDHLSIAEAEEFAQKLARWRLAEAYEEIGQRVAHIGARDILSYYGIDDPADIDFHELWGARTDTMGRSRLRAPFGNRSDNGELLFLDMKSLDEGGDGPHGVMSGTTGSGKSTLVRTVIESLMLSHPPEELQFVLADLKGGSAVKPFAGVPHVSRIITDLEEDQALMERFLDALWGEIARRKAICDSAGVDDAKEYNSVRSRMRARGQDMPPLPMLVVVIDEFYEWFRIMPTAVDVLDSIGRQGRAYWIHLMMASQTIESRAEKLMENMGYRLVLKARTAGAAQAAGVPNAVNLPAQAGLGYFRKSLEDIIRFQAEFLWRDYIPRGINADGEETPALVHSIDYVRPQLFTNSFTPLEVSVQGPDVATTNGSNGSHGDLLEPEAVEEDEEGIRVPKVGTVIIDQLRKIDFEPYRLWQPPLSQPVAIDELVNRFLGHEWQQDYGTAQDLVFPIGIIDRPFKHDQPPWTVDTSGPGANVLILGAGGSGKTTALQTLICSAALTHTPEQVQFYCLAYSSTALTTVARLPHVGEVAGPTDPYGVRRTVAELLALVRERKRTFLEYGIASMEVFRRRKFGGEPGPVPNDGFGDVYLVVDNYRALAEENEVLIEQVNVIINQGPSFGVHVIVTADRESELRPPVRSGFGSRVELRLAAVEDAKLVRSRFAKEVPVKPGRGMVAVNYVRLDADPQAGLHTLVARPALARTPNNIFESDSIVEAVSRLTSAQAPPVRRLPAIFGVQQVRELAARDTRQGVGAGGIAWAISELDLSPVYLNFAENSHLMVTGRRECGKTTTVATIMSEIGRLYAPGSTSAPPTSQPSAQVWLVDPRRQLLTVLGSDYVEKFAYNLDGVQAMMTELAAVLAGREPPPGLSAEELLSRSWWSGPEIFLIVDDIQQLPTGFDSPLHKAAPWVTRAADVGLHVIVTRSFGGWSSAGSDPMLRALHQANAPLLVMDADPDEGFIRGKMKGGPLPRGRGLLMAEDTGVFVQVAATEFRK; encoded by the coding sequence GTGAAACGTGGTTTTGCACGGCCGACGCCGGAGAAGCCCCCGGTAATCAAGCCGGAGAACATCGTCCTCCCGACTCCGCTGAGCATCCCGCCGCCGGAGGGCAAGCCCTGGTGGCTGGTGGTGGTGGGCGTGCTGGTGGTGGGCCTGCTGATCGGCATGGTCTCGATGACCTTCGCCAGCGGCTCGCACGTCTTCGGCGGCGCCGGCGCCATCTTCCCGATCTTCATGATCGGTGGCGTCGCGATGATGATGTTCGGCGGCCGGTTCGGCGGCCAGCAGCAGATGAGTCGGCCGAAGCTGGACGCGATGCGCGCCCAGTTCATGCTGATGCTCGACATGCTGCGCGAGACCGCGCACGAGTCGGCCGACAGCATGGACGCCAACTACCGCTGGTTCCACCCGGCACCCACCACGCTGACCGCCGCCGTGGGCTCTCCGCGGATGTGGGAGCGCAAGCCCGACGGCAAGGACCTCAACTTCGGGGTCGTCCGCGTCGGCGTCGGCATGACCCGTCCCGAGGTGACCTGGGGTGAGCCCCAGAACATGCCGACCGACATCGAACTCGAGCCGGTGACCGGTAAGGCGCTGCAGGAATTCGGTCGCTACCAGAGCGTCGTGTACAACCTGCCGAAGATGATCTCGCTGCTGGTCGAGCCCTGGTACTCGCTGGTGGGGGACCGCGAGCAGGTGCTGTCGCTGATGCGGGCGATCATCTGCCAGCTGGCCTTCTCGCACGGGCCCGACCACGTGCAGATGATCGTGGTGAGCGCGGACCTGGACGAGTGGGACTGGGTGAAGTGGCTGCCCCACTTCGGCGACCCCCGCCGCCATGACGCCGCGGGCAACGCCCGGATGGTGTACGCCTCGGTGCGCGAGTTCGCCGCCGAGCAGGCCGAGCTGTTCGCCGGCCGTGGGTCGTTCACGCCGCGGCACGCCAGCTCGTCGGCGCAGACGCCGACGCCGCACACGGTGATCATCGCCGATGCCACCGATCCCCAGTGGGAGTACGTGATCAGCGCCGAGGGCATCGACGGGGTGACGTTCTTCGACCTGACCGGCGGGTCGATGTGGTCCTCGGTCCCGGAGCGCACGCTGCGGTTCGACGAGCGCGGCGTGATCGAGGCGCTGCCCCGCGACCGCGACACCTGGATGGTGATCGACGAGAAGCCGTGGTTCTTCGCCCTCACCGACCACCTGAGCATCGCGGAGGCCGAGGAGTTCGCGCAGAAGCTGGCGCGCTGGCGGCTCGCCGAGGCCTACGAGGAGATCGGCCAGCGGGTGGCGCACATCGGTGCCCGCGACATCCTGTCCTACTACGGGATCGACGACCCGGCCGACATCGACTTCCACGAGCTGTGGGGCGCGCGCACCGACACGATGGGCCGGTCCCGCCTGCGGGCCCCGTTCGGTAACCGCTCCGACAACGGCGAGTTGTTGTTCCTGGACATGAAGTCGCTCGACGAGGGCGGTGACGGTCCGCACGGCGTCATGTCCGGAACCACCGGTTCGGGTAAGTCGACGCTGGTGCGGACGGTGATCGAATCGCTGATGCTGAGCCACCCGCCGGAAGAGCTGCAGTTCGTGCTCGCCGACCTCAAGGGTGGGTCCGCGGTCAAGCCCTTCGCCGGGGTGCCGCACGTGTCCCGCATCATCACCGACCTGGAAGAGGACCAGGCGTTGATGGAGCGCTTCCTGGACGCGCTGTGGGGCGAGATCGCGCGCCGCAAGGCCATCTGCGACAGCGCCGGCGTCGACGACGCCAAGGAATACAACTCGGTGCGGTCCCGGATGCGGGCCCGCGGGCAGGACATGCCGCCGCTGCCGATGCTCGTGGTCGTCATCGACGAGTTCTACGAGTGGTTCCGCATCATGCCCACGGCGGTCGACGTCCTCGACTCGATCGGCCGTCAGGGCCGCGCCTACTGGATCCACCTGATGATGGCGTCGCAGACGATCGAGAGCCGGGCCGAAAAGCTCATGGAGAACATGGGTTACCGGTTGGTGCTGAAAGCGCGCACCGCCGGTGCGGCGCAGGCGGCCGGTGTGCCCAACGCGGTGAACCTGCCGGCGCAGGCCGGCCTCGGCTACTTCCGGAAGAGCCTCGAGGACATCATCCGGTTCCAGGCCGAATTCCTGTGGCGCGACTACATCCCGCGCGGGATCAACGCCGACGGCGAGGAGACCCCTGCGTTGGTGCACAGCATCGACTACGTCCGCCCGCAGCTGTTCACCAACTCGTTCACGCCGCTCGAGGTCAGCGTCCAGGGACCCGACGTCGCGACGACTAACGGGTCGAACGGCTCCCACGGGGACCTGCTCGAGCCCGAAGCCGTCGAGGAGGACGAAGAGGGCATCCGGGTGCCGAAGGTCGGCACGGTGATCATCGACCAGCTCCGCAAGATCGACTTCGAGCCGTACCGGCTGTGGCAGCCGCCGCTGAGCCAGCCGGTGGCCATCGACGAATTGGTCAACCGGTTCCTCGGCCACGAGTGGCAGCAGGATTACGGCACCGCGCAGGACCTGGTGTTCCCGATCGGGATCATCGACCGCCCCTTCAAGCACGACCAGCCGCCGTGGACGGTCGACACCTCGGGACCGGGCGCCAACGTGCTGATCCTGGGTGCCGGTGGGTCGGGCAAGACCACGGCGCTGCAAACGCTGATCTGCTCGGCCGCGCTGACGCACACCCCCGAGCAGGTCCAGTTCTACTGCCTGGCATACAGCAGCACCGCGCTGACCACCGTCGCCCGGCTGCCCCACGTGGGTGAGGTGGCCGGTCCGACCGACCCGTACGGCGTGCGGCGCACCGTCGCCGAATTGCTGGCCCTGGTACGCGAGCGCAAGCGCACCTTCCTCGAGTACGGGATCGCCTCGATGGAGGTCTTCCGGCGCCGCAAGTTCGGCGGCGAGCCGGGCCCGGTGCCCAACGACGGGTTCGGCGACGTGTACCTGGTGGTCGACAACTACCGGGCGCTGGCCGAGGAGAACGAGGTCCTGATCGAGCAGGTCAACGTGATCATCAACCAGGGCCCGTCGTTCGGCGTGCACGTAATCGTCACCGCCGACCGGGAGTCGGAGCTGCGGCCGCCGGTGCGCAGTGGGTTCGGTTCGCGCGTCGAGCTGCGCCTGGCCGCGGTGGAGGACGCCAAGCTGGTGCGGTCGCGGTTCGCCAAGGAGGTTCCGGTCAAGCCGGGCCGCGGCATGGTGGCGGTCAACTACGTCCGCCTCGACGCCGACCCCCAGGCCGGCCTGCACACGCTGGTCGCCCGGCCCGCCCTGGCCCGCACGCCGAACAACATCTTCGAGTCCGACAGCATCGTCGAGGCGGTCAGCCGCCTGACGAGCGCCCAGGCGCCCCCGGTGCGCCGCCTGCCCGCGATCTTTGGCGTGCAGCAGGTGCGCGAGCTGGCGGCTCGAGACACCCGCCAGGGTGTGGGCGCTGGCGGGATCGCTTGGGCCATCTCGGAATTGGACCTGTCGCCGGTCTACCTCAACTTCGCGGAGAACTCGCACCTGATGGTGACGGGTCGGCGCGAATGCGGGAAGACGACGACGGTGGCCACGATCATGTCCGAGATCGGCCGGCTGTACGCGCCCGGCTCCACCTCGGCACCTCCGACGTCGCAACCCTCGGCGCAGGTGTGGCTGGTCGACCCGCGCCGGCAGTTGCTGACCGTGCTGGGCTCCGACTACGTCGAGAAGTTCGCGTACAACCTCGACGGTGTGCAGGCGATGATGACCGAGCTGGCCGCCGTGCTGGCCGGTCGGGAACCGCCACCCGGGCTGTCGGCCGAGGAGCTGCTGTCGCGGTCGTGGTGGAGCGGTCCGGAGATCTTCCTGATCGTCGACGACATCCAGCAGCTGCCAACCGGTTTCGACTCGCCGCTGCACAAGGCCGCGCCGTGGGTCACCCGGGCCGCCGACGTCGGCCTGCATGTGATCGTCACGCGCAGCTTCGGCGGCTGGTCCTCGGCGGGCAGCGACCCGATGCTGCGGGCCCTGCACCAGGCGAACGCCCCGCTGCTGGTGATGGACGCCGACCCCGACGAGGGCTTCATCCGCGGCAAGATGAAGGGTGGCCCGCTGCCCCGTGGCCGAGGCCTGCTGATGGCCGAGGACACCGGTGTGTTCGTCCAGGTGGCGGCGACCGAATTCCGCAAGTAG